The Molothrus ater isolate BHLD 08-10-18 breed brown headed cowbird chromosome 10, BPBGC_Mater_1.1, whole genome shotgun sequence sequence TCTCTGCAGAGGTCTCTGGTGGCACTGGCCATTCCTCCGTGCCACTGGGGACAGTGCAGGGGGAGGAGCGAGACCAGGCATGGGAGCAAGTCATCAGCCCTTGCAGGACCCCAGCATCCTGCCTGGTCTCTtttcacccccagcccctccagggaaCAAACCTTGCCCAGAAATAGGGCACGTGGGTGCAGCTACCATGCAGGAGGGGACAGTCTCTGGAGCCAAGCCAAATCCACAGCACAGGAAACCAGCTATCCTCCTTTATCACCCgcagcagagctgccatctATGTTCCCGTGGAAATTCAGGGCAATTTCATGTTTGCAGCACATGAAAGGACCCTAGATGTATCTTGGGGGAAGATCTCCAGGAGAGTTGGAGGCTTTTGCAGTGGACTGTCCCTGCTTCACTCCCAGCAGTCAGTAGCAGCAGCATTGTGGAAAAAAGCCCCATTGCTCTGGGTGTTGCCTTCTTGCCACACTCTGCGGGGCCACTCGGCAGGGGGCCGCTTcatgccctgccctggctctgagcatctCCTCCCCATGTCATGTTCCCAGTGTCTTCAGCCCAGCACTGCGATTTCTCTGCCTAATGAGccatttatatatattacaagTGGTATGTTTGGCCTTCATCAGTCCAATTAGTGCATTCCTggagggctgcagagggggcgGGTGGCGGCTGTGTTTCCGTattgctgctcctctcaggCAGCAGACACCAAACTGCAGGGCCAAATTCCCCTCGGTGTTTCTGGCGTTTCATTAaccccctggctgcaggaggcacCTCCAGAGCGTCAGTGCTCCCAGGCATCCCCAACAGACCATGCCCTGGgacagcattttttcctgccagccagggcatCCCAGCTCCTTCGCCCAAGGGGGGAATCACtgtggggcagagaggggcCTCACAGCTTGGGACACCCGTTAGCCACAGCACCAGCCCAaatgcagagggatggagccACAGCCGAGGGATGGAGCCACAGCCAGAGAAGGACTCCAATCTGCCTCCATCCAGAAGGGCAGAAGTCTTAACGAGGGACTGAGGATGCAAGAAAAAACAGGGAAGACAACAGGAGGCATTGGCACGGGTAAATTTAAGGCACAAGGGTGttgctatattttatttttcaaaggaagatTCTTTCAGCGTATTTTTATAGGGAATTTCTCTGTGGCAATTGATATTTCCCTCAGGGACACATCTTCTCTAGTGAAAACGTCGACATCGTGACCCGAGAGGGAGAAactccaaacaaacaaccagGATTTAATTACCAGCCTGCTCGCTGGATGTAAATGATCTACAAAAAAGTATACAGTccccagcagaagcagcaaataTTAACCAGGGATGATGACCTCTCTGTTTAGTTTACTGCTGAagggctgcctctgctccctgtggctcGGGGCATGGGACCCGTCTCAGATAAGGGGCTGTGGATACCTCCAGTGAGGAGAGCACAGCTCTCCCggggcccatcctgctgctccagggctggatccAGAGATGCTGGGGGCAGTGTTGGGGCTggccccatggctgcagcatcctccagcagaggcacagggcaTTGGGAAGGTTTTCCAGCACTTTGGGAATGCTGCACTGCAGGTCCTGCACCCCCTGGGGCTGAAGGCAAGGAATGGGAGCTCACACGGTGACTCTGAGTCCTGGCAAGGGTGACAGCCACCAgccccacacagagcagctggctggaaattcctccttcccacagatttccttaagaaaaagcattttctgtggaaGGGGCTGTGTTCCACGTGCTGGCACTACCAAGTCTGTGCATCAGGGCTGAAatgcctttttcctttgcttctggTGATGGCACTCCTGTTTTTCAGTCTGAAACactatttcatttcaaaacaatCTTTCAGATTTAAAAGCAATTCTAAAGCACCACAGTATATTTCAAAGGGATTGAAACCAGATGGAGCCCaaattacttgttttctttttttgccccAGAACGCTgttacacacaaaaaaaaaatcaattggGTTTTTGTCCCCAAAGCAGGGTGCGTGTTTTTTCTCGAAATTCCCAAAATTTATCATCGGAAAGTGTCTCTCTTTTCTGGCCAGCTCCAGCTTGTATGAGAGGATGGAAAATATCTGGAGGCAATGTCAAGGCATGCTGAGTTGCCATTTCCATGTTGGCTTTCCCTGGTGTGAACGAGTTTCCGCCTGTTTGTTCAGCTCTGGGAAATTTCCCTTTCAGCCCAGACCCTCCCCAGCAGGCACATCCTGGGGGTCTCTTGGTGACAGGGATGGAGTCAGAGAAGGGTCTCTTCTTGCTGAGGCCAAGCAAGCCAGGGACAGCattccagcacctccaggacCCCACGGGCCCCCAGCAGATGACTGTTTTCCCCAGGCAtgtgctggggggctgcagaCTTCATCACAGTCTCAATAGCAGTGGCTTGGCTCGAGCAGTGGTGGCTGCCTGGTGGTGCTCATCACATTCCTCTGCCGAGGCTTATTCATATTCAAATCCCTGGGGGAAAGCAGGCAGGGTGCTGGGAACTGCCTGGGAGAGGTCGTGGTTgagacaggggctggggaggggatgtgTAGGAGAAGGAGGTGGATCAATGCtggagaaaacagcaaagaaaaaggaaaggagagggtttccagggaaaactGAAGGGTTTTCTGCAGGGATTACAGTGCTTTAAGGCACAGATCAGGCTCTGTTTTAAAGGGATGCACATAGAGACTACTGAATGTGCTGATATTACAACAGTGCACCCTGGCTCATCACTCCCCTTCCTCAGCCCTCTGGGTGCACGGTCAgagtcccagcagtgcctggaacCACAGCTCTGGAGCCACACAGAGAGCCTGGGTGGGAGGGACAGGACCAAGCTTGTCCAAGGCAGCCCAAGGGACAgaaattccagctgctgctttgatcTGATGCAAAACCAATAGGCAGGAACTCCTCTAGGCCCCTCTCACAGATGGATCAGTGTTTGAGCCATGGGAAGAGGTGAGGGGAAGCATCTCAGGTGCCACCAACTCTGAGTGGGAatgacacagcccagggctgatTTTCACATCCCTTCTTCTGCACTGCCACTCCATGATCTCATCCCATGTCCCAAATGAGCTCCCACCCTGCATCCTCCCTTAcatcccccagctcctccctacACCCAGGATGCCAGGGCTCTTGGCATCTGCCTCAGAGACCCTCCAGGCAGAACAGGCAGACCTGAGTCCCTGTGCCCCATGGAGACACTGGTGAGTcctggcaggggacagcctggggaagcACAGGCAGAGATGTGAGCTCCTGGATAGAGAGGATGATTCCAGTCCCAGCCTGACCTCCCCAGGGAACACACAGCAGGCTCTCCAGGCTCACCCCTTCTTTCTGCCAACAGATTGAAACGGAGGACCAGGAGCTGGCAACCTTCTGTGGCAGGGAGACAACGGACACAGAGCAGGCTCCAGGACAGCAAGTgatcctgtccccagggccctACATGGGGCTCACCTTCAGGTCTGACTTCTCCAACGAGGAACGCTTCACTGGCTTCGATGCCCATTACACTGCTGTGGGTAAGCAGCATTGGAGCCTGCAGGGCCAGCTTGCTAGGACAGGGAACCAGATTTGCAGGGACCACGTCTCAGGTCAGCCCCGGGTTCCCTGGCAAGAGAAGAACTCATGTGCAGCCCTTGGGCCATGTGGGTGCTCATGTGACCCACCACATGGGATAACGGATTTCTCGTTGTTATGACAAATGTCCCCACAAAGGGTGACATGTGGAGAGCTTCAGGGTGACCTCCCTTCCTTGTTAACTCCATTACAGATGTGGATGAGTGCCAGGAGAAGAGTGATGAGGAGCTGGCTTGTGACCACTATTGCCACAACTACATTGGCGGGTACTACTGCTCCTGCAGGTTTGGCTACATCCTCCACTCCGACAACAGGACCTGCAAAGGtaccacaggcacagcccacacccaggcatgggcaCACAGAGGGTCCTTGAGTAGGCATCCCACCTTCCAAGCACGGGCAAAGCAGCCCTTTTTTTGCTGCCAGGAGGGTGGAGGTGCTTCTTCTCCTACAAACCAGTAGTGTGGGTCTCCTTCTTCCAGGGGCTGTACTCCTCAGCTAAGCTCTGTAGATCTCCTCaagtcagaaaaatgaaaagctttagTCCCTGCTCTGAATCTGCATCATGTAGATTAGCTGGGACTAGCTCTCAGCCCAGGGCTTCTGTGCCATGGGCATATTTGGAAGTTGGCTGTGTGAGATTCTCCTTGCATGGACACATATTTGAGATCCATGTACCCATATTCGGAATCCATGGATCTGCCCAATAGACCCCACTCCACTGGGAGGATTGCTGAGCATGGTCATGGCTGGGACACGGCTGTCAGGGCCCTGATGGAGCCACGGCTGTGTTTCAGTGGAGTGCAGTGACAACCTCTACACCCAGAGGAGCGGGGTGATCACCAGCGCCGACTTCCCCAGCCCCTACCCCAAGAGCTCGGACTGCCTGTACCGCATCGAGCTGGAGGAGGGGTTCTTCATCACCCTGAACTTTGAGGACAGCTTTGATGTGGAAGACCACCCCGAGGTGACCTGTCCATACGACCACATCAAggtgagctgggctctgtgctctcctcctCTCATACTCACCTCTTGTGTCCCCAGTGCTCTGGTGATGGGATCAGAATCGCCGCAGTCTAAACAGGGATGACAGAATCAGCAGGAGCCTTGTGCTCTAATCACCCCATGTCACTTACCACATCTGCTTGTGACCCTTCCAGCCAACAGTGACCCTCTTTCTGTTCACATCCCCCCAACACATGGTGCTTAAGCCCTACTCCAGCACCATCCATTGGCCTCAGAGATCAAAGAGCCCCCTCAAATCCCTCCCTCATCTTTGCCTTGGCAGATCAAAGCAGGCCAAAAGGAGTTTGGACCTTTCTGTGGAGAAAAGTCCCCAGGACGCATTgaaacccaaaccaacagcGTGCAGATCCGCTTCCACAGTGACAACTCTGGAGAGAACAGGGGCTGGAAGCTGTCATACACAGCAATTGGTaactcctgctgctttcctgtttgCTGGGCTTGGGAATGGGGAGGGCTTTATAAAGGTAGACAGCATGAATTTGGTAGTCTGTGATCCTGTCTCCAGAAAGGATCTGTTCCAAAAATCACAATAGGAGAGGCATAAAGTAACATGGAGCCCTCCctccaaaggattttttttttccctacaacaACTGGGCTCTGAAACAAGACTATattgcagagcagagcaatttTGGGCAGGATAATTGCACAAGCTACTGTTATTAGCTCCCAGATTTGTAATGCTCAAAGACAGAGAATTACAGACTGAAGGCAAGACATGGAGACTCCATGCCTGGCTGAGCCATGCCAATGTAGACTAAGGGTAAAAGCAGGGCAGAGATGCTCAAATTCTGCTACATGGGCTGGGTGGAAGATCTGGGACTGTACATTTGCTCCATTTATTCCCCTGTTTAGCATAATTTGCTTTCCATTCAAAGGAAACCCGTGCCCACTGGTGCAACCACCAATCAATGGGAAAATTGAGCCTTCTCAAGCCAAGTACACCTTCAAAGACCAGGTTGTCATCAGCTGCAACACTGGATACAAAGTGCTGAAGGTATGGGTTGACAACATGGAGCTGGGAATATGGGTAGGAAGAAGAGGATGCTTCCTCTCAGAGCCATTGCATCTCAGGGAGAATGAACACAACCATACATCATCCTCATCCCCTTCCCAGGAGCAAGGAAAACACCTCCTCTGAGAGCCAACACCTTTCCTTTCCAAAGATacagagggaaagaggagaTAGCACTTCCCTGAGCCACCTTCTCAGCACCCCTCTGAAGTCAGCAACCTCATAGAATGTCAGGCCTGGCTCCCCTGCCAGagaaaaaatcagcaaaaaactctgaggcagctgccagggctctgcctgccccccaCCTCAGTGGGCACAgtctcagcagccctgcagagtcCAGCCTCCACTGACTGGGAGGTCCTCGGGGACTTGGGGACAGCATTAGTGAGTCAAGGGGGGCAGGACTTTGGCAGGCTCTCTCTGGGAAACAGCTGAGAACCACAGAGAGCATGGCTGACTCATGGGGTGGCTGTCTTCCCTCCAAGCCAGTAGCCCACTTTGACTTCCAACATGGACTTGGGTATTTCTCTGATCTCCTCTCAGTCCCATCCTTcgtgcagagctgcctccttaCCCATCCCATCATTTACAACAGGAATAAGTGACTCCAGGTCTTTGGTTTTCAGCGTGCCACAGAGTTGCTGGCAGCAAGAAAACGCCTCAAGCTTTTCATTACtattttattgcaatttttAGCTAAAAAAGTCCTCTTCCAGGGGATGCTAGCTATAACCTGACTAAATCAccaaaaaattccctttttattgagagatttgtttctttgctttgaaCATTGATAggctgttggtttttttttgttgttgttggtaCCTTCTGCACAGGATAACGTGGAAAGTGACTCCTTCCAGATCGAGTGTCTGAAGGATGGCACATGGAGTAACAAGATCCCTATCTGCAAAAGTAAGGACACCCTTCCCTACC is a genomic window containing:
- the MASP1 gene encoding mannan-binding lectin serine protease 1 isoform X1, producing MLERRAAPRRRGGSGGRGGGLGCGQVCLPACLPAWMWGAAAGTGRRDLHGKCQTAPDAHTHRRTHARKSPDRDKADSGALGKRQSRPPQGSSRRSSAPKPPGNSPSSRMRYPLAWPFCALLLCVADAVELTDMFGEIQSPNFPDSYPSDSEMTWNISVPDGFKIKLYFMHFDLESSYLCEYDYVKIETEDQELATFCGRETTDTEQAPGQQVILSPGPYMGLTFRSDFSNEERFTGFDAHYTAVDVDECQEKSDEELACDHYCHNYIGGYYCSCRFGYILHSDNRTCKVECSDNLYTQRSGVITSADFPSPYPKSSDCLYRIELEEGFFITLNFEDSFDVEDHPEVTCPYDHIKIKAGQKEFGPFCGEKSPGRIETQTNSVQIRFHSDNSGENRGWKLSYTAIGNPCPLVQPPINGKIEPSQAKYTFKDQVVISCNTGYKVLKDNVESDSFQIECLKDGTWSNKIPICKTADRADNQTEGRAGSERVAA